From Variovorax sp. J2L1-78, the proteins below share one genomic window:
- a CDS encoding acyl-CoA dehydrogenase family protein, with the protein MDFEYSAKTKALQARVSAFMDDHIYPNEAACTTELAANTVAGKRWTPLQTIEKLKAKAKADGLWNLFLPVDSAEHSGYKGAGLTNQEYAPLAEIMGRVPWASEVFNCSAPDTGNMETIARYGSDKIKARWLKPLLEGEIRSAFAMTEPDVASSDATNIETRIERQGDDYVINGRKWWISGAADPRCAVFITMGKSNPDAPRHSQQSMVIVPANAKGIRIVRPLNVMGYDDAPHGHVEMFFENVRVPVDNILLGEGRGFEIAQGRLGPGRIHHCMRLIGLAERALELMCRRASSRVAFGKTVASQTVTQERIAEARCKIDMARLLTLKAAWLMDVAGNKVAKNEIAMIKVVAPSMACQVIDWAMQVHGGGGMCDDFPLAFAYAHARTLRFADGPDEVHRNAIAKWELGRYAVDKKDIDPPVTRF; encoded by the coding sequence ATGGATTTCGAATATTCGGCCAAGACCAAGGCATTGCAGGCGCGCGTCAGCGCCTTCATGGACGACCACATCTACCCGAACGAAGCGGCCTGCACCACCGAGCTCGCGGCCAACACCGTCGCCGGCAAGCGCTGGACGCCGCTGCAGACCATCGAGAAGCTCAAGGCGAAGGCCAAGGCGGACGGCCTCTGGAACCTGTTCCTACCGGTCGACAGCGCCGAACACTCGGGCTACAAGGGCGCAGGCCTCACCAACCAGGAATACGCGCCGCTCGCCGAGATCATGGGCCGTGTGCCGTGGGCCAGCGAGGTCTTCAACTGCTCGGCGCCCGACACCGGCAACATGGAGACGATCGCCCGCTACGGTTCCGACAAGATCAAGGCGCGCTGGCTCAAGCCGCTGCTCGAAGGCGAGATCCGCTCAGCCTTCGCCATGACCGAGCCGGACGTGGCCTCGAGCGATGCGACCAACATCGAGACGCGCATCGAACGCCAGGGCGACGACTACGTGATCAACGGCCGCAAGTGGTGGATCTCCGGCGCGGCCGACCCGCGCTGCGCGGTCTTCATCACCATGGGCAAGAGCAACCCCGATGCACCACGCCACTCGCAGCAGAGCATGGTGATCGTGCCGGCCAACGCCAAGGGCATTCGCATCGTGCGGCCGCTCAACGTGATGGGTTACGACGACGCGCCGCACGGCCACGTCGAGATGTTCTTCGAGAACGTGCGGGTCCCGGTCGACAACATCCTGCTGGGCGAAGGCCGCGGCTTCGAGATCGCCCAGGGCCGCCTCGGCCCGGGACGCATCCACCATTGCATGCGCCTGATTGGCCTGGCCGAACGCGCACTCGAACTGATGTGCCGGCGCGCCTCCTCGCGCGTCGCCTTCGGCAAGACCGTGGCCTCGCAGACGGTGACCCAGGAACGCATCGCCGAGGCGCGCTGCAAGATCGACATGGCGCGCCTGCTCACGCTCAAGGCCGCCTGGCTGATGGACGTGGCCGGCAACAAGGTTGCCAAGAACGAGATCGCGATGATCAAGGTGGTCGCGCCCAGCATGGCCTGCCAGGTGATCGACTGGGCCATGCAGGTGCACGGCGGCGGCGGCATGTGCGACGACTTCCCGCTGGCCTTCGCGTATGCGCATGCGCGCACGCTGCGCTTCGCGGACGGCCCGGACGAAGTGCACCGCAATGCGATCGCCAAGTGGGAACTCGGCCGCTACGCGGTCGACAAGAAGGACATCGATCCGCCCGTCACGCGCTTCTGA
- a CDS encoding MOSC domain-containing protein produces MTSSPSVRAVHASKLHSFSKFTEPAIRLVAGLGVEGDAHAGTTVKHRSRVARNPQAPNLRQVHLLHAELFDELMAAGFAVWPGELGENITTHGVDLLGLPTGTRLHLGDEAIVELTGLRNPCSQIDRFQAGLMAATLAHDADGRLVRKVGVMAIVLQGGTVQAGDAIRIDLPAGKARPLEPV; encoded by the coding sequence ATGACCTCGTCGCCGTCGGTGCGTGCGGTGCATGCCAGCAAGCTGCACAGCTTTTCCAAGTTCACCGAACCGGCGATCCGGCTGGTCGCCGGACTCGGCGTGGAAGGCGATGCGCATGCCGGCACCACGGTGAAGCACCGATCCCGCGTCGCCCGGAACCCCCAGGCGCCCAACCTGCGTCAGGTGCACCTGCTCCACGCCGAGCTCTTCGATGAGCTGATGGCCGCCGGTTTCGCGGTCTGGCCCGGCGAACTGGGCGAGAACATCACGACGCACGGCGTCGACCTGCTCGGACTGCCCACCGGCACGCGGCTGCACCTGGGCGACGAGGCCATCGTCGAGCTGACCGGCCTGCGCAACCCCTGCAGCCAGATCGACCGTTTCCAGGCCGGCTTGATGGCCGCGACGCTGGCGCACGATGCCGACGGGCGCCTGGTGCGCAAGGTCGGTGTCATGGCGATCGTGCTGCAGGGCGGTACGGTACAAGCAGGTGACGCGATCCGCATCGACCTTCCGGCCGGCAAGGCCAGACCGCTGGAGCCCGTGTGA
- a CDS encoding phosphotransferase, protein MTQDFSSFIGTRAVAPQHSVDVDALTRWLDAHLDGFQGPLTVEMFKGGQSNPTYKLITPGQSYVMRAKPGPVAKLLPSAHAIEREFKVMRGLDGTDVPVPRMLCLCEDESVIGRAFYVMEFKSGRVLWDQSLPGMDRAERGAIYDELNRVIAALHTVKFAERGLTDYGKPGNYFERQIGRWSKQYVASVTQPIPEMDRLMDWLPAHIPATARDASMTSVVHGDYRLDNVMFHPTEPRAIAVLDWELSTLGHPLADFSYHCMAWHIPPGAFRGLGGVDVASLGIPTEAAYIRRYCERTGITTPEALAPDWNFYLAYNLFRIAAILQGIAKRVEAGTASSEQAVASGRGARPMAEMAWAFAQKA, encoded by the coding sequence ATGACCCAGGACTTCAGCAGCTTCATCGGAACGCGCGCTGTCGCGCCGCAACACAGCGTCGATGTCGACGCGCTGACGAGGTGGCTCGACGCCCACCTCGACGGCTTCCAGGGTCCGCTCACGGTCGAGATGTTCAAGGGCGGGCAGTCCAACCCGACCTACAAGCTCATCACGCCCGGTCAGAGCTACGTGATGCGCGCCAAGCCGGGTCCGGTGGCCAAGCTGCTGCCCTCGGCCCACGCGATCGAGCGTGAATTCAAGGTGATGCGCGGGCTCGACGGCACCGACGTGCCGGTGCCGCGCATGCTGTGCCTCTGCGAAGACGAATCCGTCATCGGGCGCGCCTTCTATGTCATGGAGTTCAAAAGCGGCCGGGTGCTGTGGGACCAGTCCCTGCCCGGCATGGACAGGGCCGAGCGCGGTGCGATCTACGACGAGCTCAACCGCGTGATCGCCGCCCTGCACACGGTGAAGTTCGCCGAGCGCGGACTGACCGACTACGGCAAGCCCGGCAACTACTTCGAGCGCCAGATCGGCCGCTGGAGCAAACAGTACGTGGCGTCGGTCACGCAGCCCATCCCCGAGATGGACCGCCTGATGGACTGGCTGCCGGCCCACATCCCGGCGACCGCCCGCGACGCGTCGATGACCTCGGTCGTGCATGGCGACTACCGGCTGGACAACGTGATGTTCCACCCCACCGAGCCGCGCGCCATCGCCGTGCTCGACTGGGAGCTGTCGACGCTCGGCCATCCGCTGGCCGACTTCAGCTACCACTGCATGGCCTGGCACATCCCGCCGGGGGCCTTCCGCGGGCTGGGCGGCGTCGACGTGGCGAGCCTCGGCATCCCCACCGAGGCCGCGTACATCCGCCGGTACTGCGAACGCACCGGCATCACCACGCCTGAGGCGCTGGCGCCCGACTGGAATTTCTACCTCGCCTACAACCTGTTCCGCATCGCCGCCATCCTGCAGGGCATCGCGAAACGGGTTGAGGCCGGCACCGCGTCGAGCGAACAGGCGGTGGCATCGGGCCGCGGCGCACGGCCGATGGCGGAGATGGCCTGGGCCTTCGCACAGAAGGCTTGA
- the folP gene encoding dihydropteroate synthase, translating into MTSTWRTSRFLIDLARPQVMGIVNVTPDSFSDGGAHASTRAALQHCEELLRQGADILDIGGESTRPGSPAVSLDDELARVMPVVREAVRLGVPLSIDTYKPEVMRAVLDLGADIVNDIWALRQPGALAAVAQHPSCGVCLMHMHRDPQTMQAAPMAGDVVPVVAKFLMERANALRELQVESSRIVLDPGIGFGKTVAQNFALLARQRELLAAGYPVLAGWSRKSSLGAATGIEVAGARMVPSVAAALLAVERGAAVVRVHDVRDTVAALAVWRTMRASEQQDSLQEKTTT; encoded by the coding sequence ATGACGAGCACCTGGCGCACCAGCCGGTTCCTGATCGATCTGGCACGGCCCCAGGTGATGGGCATCGTCAACGTGACGCCCGACTCCTTCTCGGACGGCGGTGCCCATGCCTCGACGAGGGCAGCGCTGCAGCATTGCGAAGAACTGCTGCGGCAAGGCGCGGACATCCTCGACATCGGCGGCGAATCCACGCGGCCCGGCAGCCCTGCCGTCTCGCTGGACGACGAGCTTGCGCGTGTGATGCCCGTGGTACGCGAGGCCGTGCGGCTGGGCGTGCCGCTGTCGATCGACACCTACAAGCCCGAGGTAATGCGCGCCGTGCTGGACCTCGGCGCCGACATCGTCAACGACATCTGGGCACTGCGCCAACCGGGCGCGCTGGCGGCCGTGGCGCAGCACCCGTCCTGCGGCGTTTGCCTGATGCACATGCACCGCGACCCGCAGACGATGCAGGCGGCGCCCATGGCGGGCGACGTGGTGCCCGTGGTTGCCAAATTCCTGATGGAACGAGCCAACGCGCTGCGCGAACTGCAGGTTGAGTCCTCACGCATCGTGCTCGATCCCGGCATCGGCTTCGGCAAAACGGTGGCGCAGAATTTCGCCTTGCTGGCGCGGCAGCGCGAGCTGCTCGCTGCGGGCTATCCGGTGCTGGCCGGGTGGTCCCGCAAGTCGTCGCTCGGTGCGGCCACCGGCATCGAGGTGGCCGGTGCGCGGATGGTGCCGAGCGTGGCGGCGGCGCTGCTGGCCGTGGAGCGCGGGGCGGCCGTCGTGCGCGTGCATGATGTGCGCGACACCGTCGCGGCGCTGGCTGTCTGGCGGACGATGCGCGCCTCGGAACAACAAGACTCCCTGCAAGAAAAAACAACGACATGA
- a CDS encoding GNAT family N-acetyltransferase, whose translation MADYGNPAHARALVDLLDAYARDPAGGGTPLTDAVLAGLPTALAARPQAFSVIAFDGPQPVGLVNCIEGFSTFACRPLVNVHDVVVLQSHRGQRITQRMLARVEEEAVARGACKLTLEVLQGNAPALRAYEREGFAGYQLDPAFGAAMFLQKKL comes from the coding sequence ATGGCCGACTACGGCAACCCGGCGCATGCACGTGCCCTGGTCGACCTGCTCGACGCGTACGCCCGCGACCCGGCCGGCGGCGGCACACCGTTGACGGACGCGGTGCTGGCCGGATTGCCGACCGCACTCGCGGCCCGTCCGCAAGCGTTCAGCGTGATCGCGTTCGACGGCCCGCAGCCGGTCGGGCTGGTGAACTGCATCGAAGGCTTTTCCACCTTCGCCTGCCGGCCGCTGGTCAATGTGCACGACGTGGTCGTCCTGCAGAGCCACCGTGGCCAGCGCATCACGCAACGGATGCTGGCGCGCGTCGAAGAGGAGGCGGTGGCGCGCGGCGCCTGCAAGCTCACGCTCGAGGTGCTGCAGGGTAACGCCCCGGCGCTGCGCGCCTACGAGCGCGAAGGCTTTGCCGGCTACCAGCTCGACCCGGCCTTCGGCGCGGCGATGTTCCTGCAGAAGAAGCTGTAG
- the glmM gene encoding phosphoglucosamine mutase: protein MTRQYFGTDGIRGTVGQPPITPDFVLRLAHAVGRVLKKTEKRPTVLIGKDTRISGYMLESALESGFNSAGVDVVLLGPLPTPGVAYLTRAQRASLGVVISASHNAFPDNGIKFFSAQGTKLSDEWELAVEAALEEAPVWADSAQLGKARRLSDAAGRYIEFCKSTFAHDLSLRGLKLVVDAAHGAAYQVAPNVFHELGAEVSSIGCAPDGLNINQDVGATHPQALIEAVKAKGADYGIALDGDADRLQLVDADGRLFNGDELLYLMVRERVARGEKPQGVVGTLMTNKAVEVALRRQGIEFVRAKVGDRYVLEELEKRGWLLGGEGSGHLLALDRHTTGDGIVSALQVLQACQRSDKTVGELLADVTLFPQTLINVRLREGQDWQSNAALKAETQRAEAELGDAGRVLIRASGTEPLVRVMVEARDAAQAEACARRLAATLQ from the coding sequence ATGACACGACAGTATTTCGGCACCGACGGCATCCGTGGCACGGTCGGCCAGCCGCCCATCACACCGGACTTCGTGCTGCGCCTGGCGCATGCCGTGGGGCGCGTACTCAAGAAGACCGAGAAACGACCGACCGTGCTGATCGGCAAGGACACGCGCATCTCGGGCTACATGCTGGAGTCGGCGCTCGAGTCGGGCTTCAATTCCGCAGGCGTCGACGTCGTGCTGCTCGGCCCGCTGCCGACACCGGGTGTGGCCTACCTCACGCGCGCGCAACGGGCCAGCCTCGGCGTCGTCATCAGCGCCAGCCACAACGCCTTTCCCGACAACGGCATCAAGTTCTTCAGCGCCCAGGGCACCAAGCTCAGCGACGAGTGGGAACTCGCGGTCGAGGCGGCGCTGGAAGAGGCGCCCGTGTGGGCCGATTCCGCGCAGCTGGGCAAGGCGCGCCGGCTGAGCGACGCGGCCGGCCGCTACATCGAATTCTGCAAGAGCACCTTCGCCCACGACCTGAGCCTGCGCGGGCTCAAGCTGGTGGTCGACGCGGCGCACGGCGCGGCCTACCAGGTGGCGCCCAACGTGTTCCACGAACTGGGCGCCGAGGTGAGCAGCATCGGCTGCGCACCGGACGGGCTCAACATCAACCAGGACGTCGGGGCGACGCATCCGCAGGCGCTGATCGAGGCGGTGAAGGCCAAGGGCGCCGACTACGGCATCGCGCTCGACGGCGACGCCGACCGTCTTCAACTGGTCGATGCCGACGGCCGGCTCTTCAACGGCGACGAACTGCTCTACCTGATGGTGCGGGAGCGCGTCGCGCGCGGCGAGAAGCCGCAGGGCGTGGTCGGCACCCTGATGACCAACAAGGCGGTCGAGGTGGCGCTGCGCCGGCAGGGCATCGAGTTCGTCCGCGCCAAGGTCGGTGACCGCTACGTGCTCGAGGAACTCGAGAAGCGGGGCTGGCTGCTGGGCGGCGAAGGCTCCGGCCACCTGCTGGCGCTCGACCGCCACACCACCGGCGACGGTATCGTGAGCGCCCTGCAGGTGCTGCAGGCGTGCCAGCGCAGTGACAAGACGGTCGGCGAATTGCTGGCCGACGTCACCCTTTTTCCGCAAACCTTGATCAATGTGCGGCTGCGCGAAGGCCAGGACTGGCAATCCAACGCTGCGCTGAAGGCCGAGACCCAGCGCGCCGAAGCCGAACTCGGCGACGCCGGTCGCGTGCTCATTCGCGCGAGCGGTACCGAACCGCTGGTGCGCGTGATGGTCGAGGCGCGCGATGCGGCGCAGGCCGAAGCGTGCGCGCGTCGTCTGGCCGCGACCTTGCAGTGA